A region of Malaclemys terrapin pileata isolate rMalTer1 chromosome 5, rMalTer1.hap1, whole genome shotgun sequence DNA encodes the following proteins:
- the LOC128838635 gene encoding putative N-acetyltransferase 8B isoform X4, which translates to MALYRIRQYEDGDYEAVRTMFGRGIKEHAPAGYIHVLKRPQAQLLFLGLFLAVLAAFGSLLVSLLALLLALTGGWFFIRSLWTDYVQQSLRNDLLDIRRTYVEAADSCLWVAEAEGAVVGMVGAVLPEDPSERGHALELKRMSVGKEHRGRGIARALCRTVIRFAQERGYSAVVLSTSMVQYSAQQLYESMGFRRVSQRSPSRLASFLQFSVFYYRYEIPGSR; encoded by the coding sequence ATGGCCCTGTACCGCATCCGGCAGTACGAGGACGGTGACTACGAGGCCGTGCGCACCATGTTCGGACGTGGGATTAAGGAGCACGCTCCTGCTGGCTACATCCACGTGTTGAAGCGTCCCCAGGCCCAGCTGCTCTTCCTGGGCCTGTTCCTGGCGGTGCTCGCGGCCTTCGGGTCCCTCCTGGTCTCCCTCCTGGCTCTCCTGCTCGCTCTCACCGGGGGCTGGTTTTTCATCCGGTCTCTCTGGACCGATTATGTCCAGCAGTCTCTTCGCAACGACCTACTGGACATCCGGAGAACCTACGTGGAGGCAGCAGACTCTTGTCTCTGGGTGGCAGAGGCTGAGGGGGCGGTGGTGGGCATGGTGGGGGCCGTCCTACCCGAGGACCCGTCAGAAAGGGGGCACGCCCTGGAACTGAAGCGTATGTCTGTGGGGAAGGAGCACCGGGGCCGGGGCATTGCCAGGGCGCTCTGCAGGACGGTCATCCGTTTCGCCCAGGAACGCGGGTACAGTGCGGTCGTGCTGTCCACCTCCATGGTTCAGTACTCGGCCCAGCAGCTGTACGAGAGCATGGGCTTCCGGAGGGTCTCGCAGAGGTCCCCATCGCGCCTCGCCAGCTTCCTGCAGTTCTCCGTCTTCTATTACCGATACGAGATTCCAGGGTCTCGCTGA
- the LOC128838635 gene encoding putative N-acetyltransferase 8B isoform X2 — protein sequence MDLIGGATKDTARATQPASPHARGESHTHSVPGLCGPMALYRIRQYEDGDYEAVRTMFGRGIKEHAPAGYIHVLKRPQAQLLFLGLFLAVLAAFGSLLVSLLALLLALTGGWFFIRSLWTDYVQQSLRNDLLDIRRTYVEAADSCLWVAEAEGAVVGMVGAVLPEDPSERGHALELKRMSVGKEHRGRGIARALCRTVIRFAQERGYSAVVLSTSMVQYSAQQLYESMGFRRVSQRSPSRLASFLQFSVFYYRYEIPGSR from the exons atggaCCTTATAGGGGGGGCAACAAAGGATACTGCCAGAGCCACCCAGCCTGCCTCACCTCACGCCAGGGGAGAGAGTCACACTCACAG TGTGCCTGGGCTGTGCGGCCCCATGGCCCTGTACCGCATCCGGCAGTACGAGGACGGTGACTACGAGGCCGTGCGCACCATGTTCGGACGTGGGATTAAGGAGCACGCTCCTGCTGGCTACATCCACGTGTTGAAGCGTCCCCAGGCCCAGCTGCTCTTCCTGGGCCTGTTCCTGGCGGTGCTCGCGGCCTTCGGGTCCCTCCTGGTCTCCCTCCTGGCTCTCCTGCTCGCTCTCACCGGGGGCTGGTTTTTCATCCGGTCTCTCTGGACCGATTATGTCCAGCAGTCTCTTCGCAACGACCTACTGGACATCCGGAGAACCTACGTGGAGGCAGCAGACTCTTGTCTCTGGGTGGCAGAGGCTGAGGGGGCGGTGGTGGGCATGGTGGGGGCCGTCCTACCCGAGGACCCGTCAGAAAGGGGGCACGCCCTGGAACTGAAGCGTATGTCTGTGGGGAAGGAGCACCGGGGCCGGGGCATTGCCAGGGCGCTCTGCAGGACGGTCATCCGTTTCGCCCAGGAACGCGGGTACAGTGCGGTCGTGCTGTCCACCTCCATGGTTCAGTACTCGGCCCAGCAGCTGTACGAGAGCATGGGCTTCCGGAGGGTCTCGCAGAGGTCCCCATCGCGCCTCGCCAGCTTCCTGCAGTTCTCCGTCTTCTATTACCGATACGAGATTCCAGGGTCTCGCTGA
- the LOC128838635 gene encoding putative N-acetyltransferase 8B isoform X3 yields the protein MRWITASPGQRRAPQLRVPGLCGPMALYRIRQYEDGDYEAVRTMFGRGIKEHAPAGYIHVLKRPQAQLLFLGLFLAVLAAFGSLLVSLLALLLALTGGWFFIRSLWTDYVQQSLRNDLLDIRRTYVEAADSCLWVAEAEGAVVGMVGAVLPEDPSERGHALELKRMSVGKEHRGRGIARALCRTVIRFAQERGYSAVVLSTSMVQYSAQQLYESMGFRRVSQRSPSRLASFLQFSVFYYRYEIPGSR from the exons ATGAGATGGATCACTGCCAGCCCGGGGCAGAGACGCGCTCCCCagctacg TGTGCCTGGGCTGTGCGGCCCCATGGCCCTGTACCGCATCCGGCAGTACGAGGACGGTGACTACGAGGCCGTGCGCACCATGTTCGGACGTGGGATTAAGGAGCACGCTCCTGCTGGCTACATCCACGTGTTGAAGCGTCCCCAGGCCCAGCTGCTCTTCCTGGGCCTGTTCCTGGCGGTGCTCGCGGCCTTCGGGTCCCTCCTGGTCTCCCTCCTGGCTCTCCTGCTCGCTCTCACCGGGGGCTGGTTTTTCATCCGGTCTCTCTGGACCGATTATGTCCAGCAGTCTCTTCGCAACGACCTACTGGACATCCGGAGAACCTACGTGGAGGCAGCAGACTCTTGTCTCTGGGTGGCAGAGGCTGAGGGGGCGGTGGTGGGCATGGTGGGGGCCGTCCTACCCGAGGACCCGTCAGAAAGGGGGCACGCCCTGGAACTGAAGCGTATGTCTGTGGGGAAGGAGCACCGGGGCCGGGGCATTGCCAGGGCGCTCTGCAGGACGGTCATCCGTTTCGCCCAGGAACGCGGGTACAGTGCGGTCGTGCTGTCCACCTCCATGGTTCAGTACTCGGCCCAGCAGCTGTACGAGAGCATGGGCTTCCGGAGGGTCTCGCAGAGGTCCCCATCGCGCCTCGCCAGCTTCCTGCAGTTCTCCGTCTTCTATTACCGATACGAGATTCCAGGGTCTCGCTGA